One Nilaparvata lugens isolate BPH unplaced genomic scaffold, ASM1435652v1 scaffold6869, whole genome shotgun sequence DNA segment encodes these proteins:
- the LOC111058160 gene encoding uncharacterized protein LOC111058160: protein MNWTKRHFLPGWVYDYDAVYLAPPVNDPDIKYQVDPEPSKVSDEGPVEVSDIKYIIDTEDRLGELKLLEAVKVTSYASKYLFRDATVEACNRRGLRHLRTDFQSSTVTVFNCRGCTKIKDSSTVFVKIH, encoded by the exons ATGAACTGGACGAAGAGACACTTTTTACCCGGCTGGGTATACGACTATGACGCGGTCTATCTGGCACCCCCAGTCAACGACCCAGacatcaagtatcaa GTGGATCCTGAGCCATCAAAGGTCTCTGATGAAGGGCCAGTAGAGGTATCAGACATCAAATACATCATTGATACAGAAGACAGGCTTGGCGAGCTGAAACTTCTCGAAGCAGTAAAGGTAACTTCATATGCATCCAAGTATTTATTCAGGGacgcgacagtcgaggcctgcaACCGTCGAGGACTGCGACATTTGAGGACGGATTTTCAGTCCTCTACGGTCACAGTCTtcaactgtcggggctgtacaaaaattaaagATTCCTCAACGgtatttgtaaaaattcattga